The following are encoded in a window of Bacillus sp. SORGH_AS_0510 genomic DNA:
- a CDS encoding TolB domain-containing protein, giving the protein MRKKFCLILIFIMLLPNFAFAKPEPVNIKVAFIRDHFLWIKTNGKEEKITTKPATYTISPQWSHDGKWIVYGVEPKVKISPNLESQTEIWVYNVETKKHKRITYDGYNPKWSPVEDILAFKSGGVLNVSKLDQFYNIALGVGDYNWFPDGSAFITSSGASLRPDGWTNPVLYKIGLEEDFTKITSLTKNVKKLYTLPNELKKGKISILAIDATDFQFSPDGKWISFMVSPTASWSMDSNMMCVISSDGQTFEVFDELVWEVDSPKWAFHQNRLGYIAGGGRIVFGFKNKKLKVTELPAFHSVSLTPAHFAELGFTWRDDQSLIVSRVTEREWSNNPKGRPDPSLFLIKMGESTQLQLTRPPKGFGDYHPIFLPSTRKLFWVRKKDIAEMQKDLWIADSGGENARIWIKNVDGYDFYPRK; this is encoded by the coding sequence ATGAGAAAGAAATTTTGCTTGATTCTAATTTTCATAATGCTACTTCCTAACTTTGCATTTGCTAAACCTGAACCCGTAAATATAAAAGTAGCGTTTATAAGAGATCACTTTCTTTGGATCAAAACGAATGGTAAAGAGGAAAAAATAACGACAAAGCCTGCAACATATACAATTTCTCCCCAATGGTCACATGATGGCAAGTGGATCGTTTATGGTGTGGAACCAAAAGTAAAAATAAGTCCAAACCTGGAATCCCAAACAGAAATTTGGGTGTACAATGTGGAAACAAAAAAGCACAAAAGGATTACTTATGACGGTTATAATCCGAAATGGTCACCGGTTGAAGATATTCTTGCTTTTAAAAGTGGTGGTGTCTTAAATGTTTCCAAACTCGACCAATTTTATAATATTGCATTAGGGGTGGGTGATTACAACTGGTTCCCCGATGGTAGTGCATTTATAACCTCCTCAGGTGCATCACTAAGACCCGATGGATGGACCAACCCTGTTCTTTACAAAATTGGACTTGAAGAGGATTTTACCAAAATAACGAGTCTAACGAAAAACGTGAAAAAACTCTATACCCTTCCTAATGAGTTAAAAAAAGGGAAAATTAGTATTTTGGCCATCGATGCAACTGATTTTCAATTTTCCCCTGATGGGAAGTGGATCTCCTTTATGGTTAGCCCCACTGCCTCGTGGTCAATGGACAGCAATATGATGTGTGTCATTTCTTCTGATGGACAGACTTTCGAAGTATTCGATGAACTTGTTTGGGAAGTTGATTCTCCTAAGTGGGCATTTCATCAGAATCGGTTGGGTTATATTGCGGGTGGAGGGAGAATTGTTTTTGGCTTCAAAAATAAAAAATTGAAGGTTACGGAGCTTCCTGCCTTTCATTCGGTCAGTTTAACCCCTGCTCACTTTGCTGAATTAGGTTTTACATGGAGAGATGATCAGTCCTTAATTGTCTCAAGGGTAACAGAGCGTGAATGGTCTAACAATCCTAAGGGTCGACCAGATCCATCTTTATTTTTAATAAAAATGGGTGAGTCAACACAATTGCAATTGACCCGTCCGCCTAAGGGATTTGGTGATTACCATCCTATTTTTCTACCGTCCACCCGTAAATTATTCTGGGTAAGGAAAAAGGATATCGCAGAAATGCAAAAGGATCTGTGGATTGCTGATTCCGGTGGGGAAAATGCTCGGATATGGATTAAAAATGTGGATGGATATGATTTTTATCCAAGGAAATAG
- a CDS encoding amino acid permease, whose protein sequence is MENNQQNLKKGLLPRHVQFIALAGMIGTGIFKGSSDTLNIAGPSVVFTYLVGGLLLFIVMAALGEMALAFPNLNVQHLVNKAFGFRVSFIVGWLYWINWILVTVVELLAAGSFLQFWLPDTPLWLLSLICASVIIGINLFQVKYYGEMEFWFAGIKILALVAFIVLGFLLLLGFIPSEVDNPISNYIGHGGFFPHGISGMMSAFLVVMFSYGGAELIGVAVTETKDADKVLPKIIKGAVWRVIIFYILPILIICGIMPWNKVSSVDSPFVQIFSTTGLPGAAHIMNFVLMTAVLSAANSGIYATSRTLFSMAQSGVAPKGLAKTSKKGIPLIGILITTVCILAGVYLAYITPGKIINYLMTIPGFTIMLIWICICAAQLKLRPTYKAQPHFQVKGFPYTTIFAIISLSVIFIGFLTSPSNLIGSSVALATVGVLVVLSLLIGNMDQNITKM, encoded by the coding sequence ATGGAGAACAATCAGCAGAACTTAAAAAAAGGCCTCTTGCCAAGGCATGTTCAATTTATTGCATTGGCAGGGATGATAGGAACAGGGATTTTTAAAGGCAGCTCTGACACCTTAAATATTGCTGGACCTAGTGTTGTGTTTACGTATTTAGTAGGCGGCTTACTACTATTTATTGTAATGGCAGCGTTAGGGGAAATGGCACTTGCTTTTCCTAATTTAAATGTACAACATTTAGTCAATAAAGCGTTTGGGTTTCGGGTGTCCTTTATCGTGGGCTGGCTCTATTGGATTAATTGGATCCTTGTTACAGTAGTTGAATTATTGGCTGCAGGCAGTTTCCTTCAATTTTGGCTACCGGATACCCCTTTATGGCTACTAAGTTTAATCTGTGCATCAGTCATTATCGGGATTAATTTATTTCAGGTAAAATATTATGGAGAAATGGAATTCTGGTTTGCTGGAATTAAGATTCTTGCATTAGTAGCCTTTATTGTATTGGGATTCTTACTTTTACTCGGTTTCATTCCAAGTGAAGTCGATAACCCTATTTCAAACTATATTGGACACGGAGGATTCTTTCCTCATGGAATCAGTGGGATGATGAGTGCCTTTTTAGTTGTCATGTTTTCGTACGGTGGAGCAGAATTAATAGGGGTAGCTGTTACAGAGACCAAAGATGCAGACAAAGTTTTGCCCAAAATTATTAAAGGGGCGGTATGGCGGGTTATCATTTTTTACATTTTACCTATCCTGATTATTTGTGGAATTATGCCTTGGAATAAAGTATCTAGCGTGGATAGTCCATTTGTACAAATCTTTAGTACGACTGGATTACCAGGGGCTGCACACATCATGAACTTCGTGCTTATGACCGCTGTACTTTCGGCAGCCAATTCAGGCATTTACGCGACATCAAGAACATTATTCTCAATGGCTCAAAGTGGTGTTGCCCCAAAAGGCTTGGCAAAGACATCAAAAAAAGGGATTCCATTAATTGGTATCTTGATTACAACTGTTTGTATTTTAGCTGGTGTTTATTTAGCTTATATCACACCAGGTAAGATTATTAATTACTTGATGACAATCCCTGGTTTTACCATTATGTTAATTTGGATTTGTATTTGTGCGGCCCAATTAAAGTTACGTCCTACGTATAAAGCGCAACCACATTTTCAGGTAAAAGGGTTTCCGTATACAACGATTTTCGCCATCATTAGCTTAAGTGTTATTTTTATTGGTTTCTTAACTAGTCCAAGCAACCTAATCGGTTCATCTGTAGCACTGGCAACAGTTGGTGTATTAGTAGTACTTTCCTTACTGATTGGTAACATGGATCAAAATATTACAAAAATGTGA
- the pepV gene encoding dipeptidase PepV, producing MTQINWMHEVEKRKEDLIKDTQGLLHIKSLLDEENPSPEAPLGKGVKEALDYMLNLGEKDGFTPKNVGNLAGHLEFGAGEELLGILCHVDVVPEGDGWTSDPFGAEIREGKIFARGALDDKGPTMAAYYAMKIVKELGLPLNKRVRMIIGTDEESNWRCVDHYFKHEEMPTLGFAPDADFPIINAEKGIADFDMVQQQQSEDTKEAMIEVESFVSGKRYNMVPDLAQATIFVNEYEEETVRQFTEFMTKYELEHRYQLENGKLLLEVKGISAHGMEPRNGKNAGLFLVEFLSKLNVDARTSHYFKFVSRYFFEDSRGVNLGVAYSDDVSGELTINPGKLSYSKDTNGRIGMTCRYPVTNKMGETKARLEELLQKEGFVLDNFSDSKPHFVDEKEFLIQTLKKVYEEQTGENAELIAIGGGTYARSLKAGVAFGPLFPGRPDIAHQKDEYMYIEDLLKATAIYAQAIYELAKGE from the coding sequence GTGACACAGATTAATTGGATGCATGAAGTAGAAAAAAGAAAAGAGGATCTCATTAAAGATACACAGGGATTATTACATATTAAAAGCCTCTTGGATGAAGAAAATCCTTCACCTGAAGCACCACTTGGAAAAGGCGTTAAGGAAGCATTAGATTATATGCTTAACCTTGGCGAAAAGGATGGCTTCACACCAAAAAATGTCGGTAATCTAGCCGGCCATCTTGAGTTTGGCGCAGGTGAAGAGCTGTTAGGTATTCTTTGCCATGTTGACGTTGTCCCTGAAGGGGATGGGTGGACAAGTGATCCATTTGGAGCGGAAATTAGAGAAGGTAAAATTTTTGCCCGTGGTGCATTAGATGATAAAGGACCAACAATGGCAGCTTATTATGCGATGAAAATTGTGAAAGAGTTGGGTCTGCCATTGAACAAACGTGTTCGTATGATTATTGGAACAGATGAAGAAAGTAATTGGCGCTGTGTGGATCATTATTTTAAACATGAAGAAATGCCGACACTTGGATTTGCTCCGGATGCTGATTTTCCTATTATCAATGCGGAGAAGGGCATAGCGGATTTCGATATGGTTCAACAACAACAATCAGAAGATACAAAGGAAGCCATGATAGAAGTGGAGAGTTTTGTTTCCGGAAAGAGATATAACATGGTTCCAGATTTAGCACAAGCGACCATCTTTGTTAATGAATATGAAGAAGAAACTGTCCGCCAATTTACTGAGTTCATGACAAAGTATGAATTGGAACACCGTTATCAACTGGAGAATGGAAAGCTCCTCTTGGAGGTAAAAGGTATTTCAGCCCATGGAATGGAGCCAAGAAATGGGAAAAATGCCGGTTTGTTTTTAGTAGAGTTTCTGTCTAAATTAAATGTAGATGCAAGGACTTCTCATTATTTCAAATTTGTATCTCGCTATTTCTTTGAAGATTCACGAGGAGTAAACCTGGGAGTGGCTTATTCAGATGACGTTTCTGGAGAATTAACGATCAATCCTGGTAAGCTTTCTTATTCTAAAGATACAAATGGTAGAATTGGAATGACATGCAGATATCCTGTTACAAATAAAATGGGAGAAACCAAAGCGAGGTTAGAAGAGCTTTTACAAAAAGAAGGTTTCGTACTAGATAATTTCTCAGACTCCAAACCACATTTTGTAGATGAAAAGGAATTCTTAATTCAAACCTTAAAGAAGGTCTATGAAGAACAAACGGGTGAGAACGCGGAATTAATTGCTATTGGTGGAGGTACCTATGCCCGTTCATTAAAGGCCGGGGTTGCCTTTGGTCCTTTATTTCCAGGACGTCCTGATATTGCTCACCAAAAGGATGAATATATGTATATTGAAGATTTATTAAAGGCTACAGCCATTTATGCACAAGCCATTTATGAGTTGGCAAAAGGCGAATAG
- a CDS encoding SRPBCC domain-containing protein, with amino-acid sequence MTNEAQPKLEDIKYTEIYNAPIDKVWNAVATAEGLSAWFMPNDLKAEEGHEFHINAGQFGMSPCKVTHVDPPNRLSFNWGKDWTLTFELKALENKTELTLIHGGWDANKVTEFGVPHTPIRTNMNQGWAGLVKKLQAYVEA; translated from the coding sequence ATGACAAATGAAGCACAACCAAAATTAGAAGATATCAAATACACGGAAATTTACAATGCTCCAATTGATAAAGTGTGGAATGCAGTAGCAACTGCAGAAGGGCTCTCTGCATGGTTTATGCCTAATGATCTTAAGGCAGAGGAAGGTCACGAATTTCACATTAATGCAGGTCAATTTGGTATGTCACCATGTAAGGTGACACATGTCGATCCGCCAAACCGACTTTCATTTAATTGGGGGAAAGACTGGACCTTAACATTTGAATTAAAGGCCTTAGAAAATAAAACAGAGTTAACACTTATTCATGGCGGTTGGGATGCAAATAAAGTTACGGAATTTGGCGTTCCACATACACCGATTAGAACCAACATGAATCAAGGCTGGGCAGGGCTCGTTAAAAAATTACAAGCATATGTTGAGGCGTAA
- a CDS encoding AAA family ATPase, producing MINTQYVRRVHLKREEIPAFNKYPFNLPAIEKLDELVFHPNVTFLIGENGMGKSTLLEAIAVALGFNPEGGSFNFNFSTYDSHSSLADYLKVIKGVEKPQDGFFLRAESFYNVASNIEELDQGDGGRKVIDSFGGVSLHEQSHGEAFFATFLHRFWGNGIYILDEPEAALSPLRQMSMLTRIHDLVNEHSQFIIATHSPIIMAYPHAKIFEFTDEGIKESKLEETNHYRIMKQFFDDKNRMMHHLLDE from the coding sequence ATGATAAATACTCAATACGTAAGAAGAGTCCATTTGAAAAGAGAGGAAATTCCCGCCTTCAACAAATATCCTTTTAATCTGCCAGCAATAGAGAAACTCGATGAACTCGTTTTCCATCCTAATGTCACTTTTCTTATAGGAGAAAATGGCATGGGAAAATCTACACTGTTAGAGGCCATTGCGGTTGCATTAGGCTTTAATCCTGAAGGTGGGTCTTTCAATTTCAATTTCTCCACATATGATTCTCATTCTTCGCTTGCAGACTATTTGAAGGTAATTAAAGGTGTAGAAAAACCTCAAGATGGTTTTTTCCTAAGAGCGGAAAGTTTTTATAATGTAGCTTCAAACATTGAAGAGCTGGATCAGGGTGATGGTGGTCGTAAGGTGATTGATTCTTTCGGCGGTGTTTCCCTTCATGAGCAATCCCATGGTGAGGCCTTCTTTGCAACGTTTCTTCATCGTTTTTGGGGAAATGGCATTTATATTTTGGATGAACCTGAAGCTGCCCTCTCCCCTTTACGGCAGATGTCGATGCTCACGAGGATTCATGACTTAGTCAATGAACATTCACAGTTTATCATCGCGACCCATTCACCGATCATCATGGCCTATCCACATGCAAAAATCTTTGAATTTACGGATGAGGGCATAAAGGAAAGTAAGTTAGAAGAAACCAACCATTATCGGATTATGAAGCAGTTCTTTGATGATAAAAATCGCATGATGCATCATTTGTTAGATGAATAA
- a CDS encoding polysaccharide biosynthesis protein, which translates to MQSKLLRGTFILTFGTILSKVLGLIYVIPFFQIVGREGTVLYQFSYVPYTIFISVATAGVPLAVSKFISKYNALEEYAVGRKLFKSGLMIMLATGFVAFLAMYLASPTLAEMSTRGEKANLDEVTTVMRAVSFALIVVPFMSLIRGYFQGHQSMGPSALSQVVEQIVRIMFTLLGAYAVLNIFHGKMVTAVSVATFAAFIGAIGGLAVLFWYWYKRKPYLDELLEHDKGTMDISLKEIYKEIFISAFPFVLVGIANPLFQAIDQFTFTKAMAEIGKTPKVAESFFSMLNFESHKIVIIPVSLATAFSLTLVPSITKAFIENDRKSMNRQLNQTFQVLLFLTLPASIGLSLLAEPIYTVFYQHDLLGAAVLRAYAPVAILFSLYSVTAAILQGINEQRFTILSLLVGLLIKLSLNIPLIKMMETKGAVLATTLGYIAAIIINLVVIKTYSRYPFRLVWRRSLLIIIFAGLMWVGTEVVYKFLSLFLSSASKGQSILIILVSAGVGAAIYFYLGLKSGLANRLFGSRLDRLMTKLKLQKRRGSVEN; encoded by the coding sequence ATGCAGTCTAAGCTTTTAAGAGGAACATTTATATTAACTTTTGGGACGATACTTTCCAAAGTTCTAGGCTTAATTTACGTTATTCCATTCTTTCAAATTGTGGGACGAGAAGGAACGGTTCTATATCAATTCTCTTACGTTCCTTACACCATTTTTATCAGTGTTGCCACAGCAGGTGTACCGTTAGCGGTCTCAAAGTTCATTTCTAAATATAATGCACTTGAAGAATATGCTGTTGGAAGAAAGTTATTTAAATCCGGTTTAATGATTATGCTGGCCACTGGATTTGTTGCCTTTTTAGCAATGTATCTTGCTTCACCAACATTAGCTGAAATGAGTACACGCGGTGAAAAAGCCAATTTAGACGAGGTTACAACCGTCATGAGAGCGGTTAGTTTTGCTTTAATCGTCGTTCCGTTTATGAGTCTGATCAGAGGCTATTTCCAGGGACACCAATCCATGGGACCTTCGGCTCTCTCTCAAGTTGTAGAACAAATTGTTCGCATTATGTTTACTTTACTGGGAGCGTACGCTGTTTTGAACATCTTCCATGGAAAAATGGTAACAGCTGTCAGTGTGGCTACGTTTGCTGCATTTATCGGAGCTATTGGAGGTCTTGCGGTTTTATTTTGGTATTGGTATAAGAGAAAGCCGTATTTGGATGAGCTACTTGAACATGATAAGGGTACGATGGATATTTCGCTTAAGGAAATTTATAAAGAAATTTTTATCTCAGCCTTTCCATTTGTTTTAGTGGGAATTGCGAATCCATTATTTCAGGCAATTGACCAATTTACCTTTACAAAGGCAATGGCCGAAATTGGAAAAACACCGAAAGTTGCTGAATCTTTCTTCTCGATGTTAAACTTCGAGTCGCACAAGATTGTTATCATTCCAGTTTCGCTAGCAACTGCTTTCTCGCTAACCTTAGTTCCTAGTATTACGAAGGCTTTTATTGAGAATGACAGGAAAAGTATGAATCGACAACTAAATCAAACATTCCAAGTCTTATTATTCTTAACGCTGCCAGCTTCCATTGGTCTTTCCTTGTTGGCTGAGCCTATTTACACAGTCTTTTATCAGCATGATTTGCTTGGTGCAGCGGTATTAAGAGCGTACGCACCAGTTGCGATTCTTTTTTCTCTATATTCTGTTACTGCTGCTATATTGCAAGGCATAAATGAGCAGCGCTTTACGATTTTAAGCTTACTTGTAGGTTTATTAATAAAATTATCCTTAAACATCCCATTAATAAAGATGATGGAAACAAAAGGGGCTGTATTAGCTACAACTCTTGGGTATATTGCAGCTATTATTATCAATCTGGTTGTTATTAAGACTTATTCCCGTTATCCGTTCCGTCTTGTATGGCGCAGGAGCTTATTAATTATCATCTTTGCCGGGTTAATGTGGGTTGGGACGGAGGTAGTGTATAAGTTTCTATCACTATTCCTTTCTTCAGCATCGAAAGGGCAATCTATTTTGATTATTCTAGTTAGTGCAGGAGTCGGTGCAGCCATTTATTTTTATTTAGGGTTAAAATCAGGCCTCGCCAACCGCTTGTTCGGTTCAAGGCTGGACCGCTTGATGACAAAGTTAAAATTACAAAAAAGGAGGGGTTCAGTTGAGAATTGA
- a CDS encoding pseudouridine synthase: MRIDKMLANLGYGSRKEVKQLLKSGSVKIDDVVVKDAKQHVNPEKQTVTLNGDVIEYREFIYLMMNKPQGVLSATEDNHTETVIDLLELEDQVYEPFPVGRLDKDTEGLLLITNDGQLAHRLLAPKKHVPKTYFAVIDGEVTEADITAFANGVTLDDGYETKPGELKILKSGIRSDIELTITEGKFHQVKRMFEAVGKRVVYLQRISMGPLELDETLELGEYRELTDEEIELLMNYQVK, encoded by the coding sequence TTGAGAATTGATAAAATGCTTGCTAATCTTGGGTACGGAAGCCGAAAAGAAGTAAAGCAGCTCCTGAAAAGCGGGTCTGTCAAAATAGATGATGTTGTGGTAAAAGATGCAAAACAGCATGTTAATCCGGAAAAACAAACCGTCACGCTGAACGGTGATGTCATCGAATACAGAGAATTTATCTATTTAATGATGAACAAGCCACAAGGTGTGCTATCAGCAACAGAGGATAATCATACCGAGACAGTCATTGATCTTCTGGAGCTTGAAGATCAAGTGTATGAGCCTTTTCCTGTGGGAAGATTGGACAAGGATACAGAAGGTTTATTATTAATCACCAATGATGGTCAATTGGCTCATCGCTTACTGGCGCCGAAAAAACATGTACCTAAGACTTATTTTGCAGTGATTGATGGGGAAGTAACTGAGGCGGATATTACAGCGTTCGCTAATGGAGTAACTTTAGATGACGGTTATGAGACCAAGCCTGGTGAATTAAAGATACTGAAATCAGGAATCCGTTCCGATATAGAATTAACGATAACCGAAGGAAAGTTCCATCAAGTAAAAAGAATGTTCGAAGCGGTTGGAAAAAGAGTGGTATATCTCCAACGTATTTCAATGGGGCCGCTAGAGTTAGATGAAACTCTAGAATTGGGCGAATACCGCGAATTAACCGATGAAGAAATCGAGCTTTTAATGAATTATCAGGTGAAATAG
- a CDS encoding DUF2935 domain-containing protein produces MQFYYGQQMPLRILDEAEFWKHQEEEHTVVIRELVSGLEHEFVDALKKWEAALGETHQIVVRYIESVIRSGYQISDQLYQHVLQLVAYCLDQSLSFIKLCEQIKTQSAAVSSNPTAKVVLNHIIRESEYFVGIAQALLYNQ; encoded by the coding sequence ATGCAATTTTATTATGGGCAGCAAATGCCTTTAAGGATCTTGGATGAAGCAGAATTTTGGAAGCATCAGGAAGAAGAGCATACGGTTGTTATTCGAGAACTAGTCTCTGGACTGGAACATGAATTCGTGGATGCATTAAAAAAATGGGAAGCAGCACTGGGAGAAACCCACCAGATAGTAGTTCGTTACATTGAATCCGTTATTCGTTCGGGCTATCAGATTTCAGACCAATTGTACCAACATGTTCTCCAACTGGTAGCTTATTGTCTAGACCAAAGTTTATCGTTTATTAAACTTTGCGAGCAAATTAAAACACAAAGTGCCGCAGTTAGTAGCAATCCAACAGCTAAGGTAGTATTAAACCATATTATTCGGGAATCCGAATATTTTGTCGGAATTGCACAGGCACTCCTATATAATCAATAA
- the speD gene encoding adenosylmethionine decarboxylase: MKLTHEQAIELHGFNNLTKSLSFNMYDICFTRTKEERESYLKYIDEQYSAERLEAILKNVSDLIGAHVLNVAAQNFEPAGASVTLLVSEGPVTNAPSESFEESPGPLPESVVMQLDKSHITVHTYPEFHPDEGISTFRADIDVSTCGEISPLKALHYLIRSFETDVMTIDYRVRGFTRDKTGHKLFIDHEINSIQNYIPEDVGELFDMIDVNVYQENIFHTKCKLREFDLNHYLFGYTKDKLTPDEHIEITERLKLEMDEIFYGKNMV, encoded by the coding sequence ATGAAACTTACGCATGAACAGGCAATTGAATTACATGGTTTTAATAACCTGACGAAGTCACTAAGCTTTAATATGTATGATATTTGTTTCACGAGGACGAAGGAAGAACGAGAATCCTATTTAAAATATATTGATGAACAATACAGCGCAGAGAGACTTGAAGCGATATTAAAAAACGTTTCAGATCTTATAGGGGCACATGTCTTAAATGTAGCCGCTCAGAACTTTGAGCCTGCAGGAGCGAGTGTAACGTTATTGGTTTCAGAGGGACCTGTAACAAATGCTCCATCTGAATCATTCGAGGAATCGCCTGGTCCGCTTCCAGAATCCGTGGTTATGCAGCTTGATAAGAGTCATATCACTGTGCATACATATCCCGAGTTCCACCCTGATGAAGGAATCAGCACGTTTAGAGCGGATATTGATGTCTCCACATGTGGGGAGATTTCACCGCTTAAGGCGCTTCACTATTTAATACGCTCATTTGAAACGGACGTAATGACCATTGATTACCGTGTTCGCGGATTTACGCGTGATAAGACAGGGCATAAGCTGTTTATTGACCATGAAATAAACTCAATTCAAAATTACATTCCTGAAGATGTTGGAGAGTTATTCGATATGATTGATGTAAACGTCTATCAGGAAAACATTTTCCATACAAAATGTAAGCTGCGGGAATTTGATTTAAATCACTATTTATTTGGCTATACAAAAGATAAATTGACCCCTGATGAACATATTGAAATTACAGAAAGACTCAAGCTGGAGATGGATGAAATTTTTTACGGAAAGAATATGGTGTAA
- a CDS encoding helix-turn-helix transcriptional regulator has translation MAASSAKHDVFQAIADPTRRSLLKLLSTQEMPVTAISDQFPISRTAVSKHLRVLADAGLVKERKVGRETRYKLAPEPLMQLKDWLQYFELFWENKLTALRLFVESDETK, from the coding sequence ATGGCTGCTTCTTCTGCAAAGCATGATGTTTTCCAAGCAATTGCTGACCCAACCCGCCGGAGTTTATTAAAGCTCTTAAGCACCCAAGAGATGCCTGTAACTGCTATTAGTGATCAATTTCCGATTAGCCGTACGGCTGTCTCTAAGCATTTACGAGTATTGGCAGACGCCGGGCTGGTAAAAGAACGGAAAGTAGGCAGAGAAACCAGGTACAAGCTAGCGCCGGAACCCTTAATGCAATTAAAGGATTGGCTTCAGTATTTTGAATTATTCTGGGAAAATAAGCTGACCGCTCTTAGACTATTTGTAGAGTCAGATGAAACAAAATAA
- a CDS encoding alpha/beta fold hydrolase, producing the protein MSTYRSGFAEINGATLFYEVKGDGQPVMLLHGYPLDSRMWDDQFEEFSKYYQVIRFDYAGCGKSSHHDEDYSLVEDVKGLLAFLGVSKVDLVGLSVGGNLAMDFTLAYPEMVNTLTVASSGLLGWSDYSLERQNYNKELTELFQKQSHEEAVKLMCKAWVAGPFRSIDEINPAIVEIYADMLSGNLTRENGKGKMIFPETKTMEMVGNISVPTLIISPDIDFPDFCAISEFIHEKIAESQLVVIPETAHMINMEKPLEFNQHVLKFLNICKVNKERSS; encoded by the coding sequence ATGTCAACTTATCGATCTGGATTTGCAGAGATAAATGGAGCTACACTTTTTTATGAGGTAAAAGGGGATGGGCAACCTGTTATGTTACTACATGGATATCCTCTTGATTCAAGAATGTGGGACGATCAATTTGAGGAATTTTCTAAGTACTATCAAGTCATTCGCTTTGATTATGCCGGCTGTGGAAAATCTAGTCATCACGATGAAGATTATTCTCTTGTAGAGGATGTTAAAGGCTTATTAGCTTTTCTTGGTGTATCCAAAGTTGATCTGGTGGGCCTTTCAGTTGGAGGGAATCTTGCCATGGACTTTACCCTGGCCTATCCGGAAATGGTCAATACTCTGACTGTGGCATCATCAGGTTTATTAGGATGGAGTGATTATTCTTTAGAAAGACAAAATTATAATAAAGAATTAACTGAGTTATTTCAGAAACAGTCTCATGAAGAAGCGGTTAAGCTAATGTGCAAAGCATGGGTAGCAGGTCCTTTTCGGTCCATCGATGAAATCAATCCTGCTATTGTTGAAATATATGCTGACATGCTATCAGGAAATTTAACTAGAGAGAACGGTAAGGGTAAAATGATATTCCCTGAAACGAAAACAATGGAAATGGTAGGAAACATTTCTGTTCCAACGCTAATCATCTCCCCTGATATCGATTTTCCTGATTTCTGTGCCATTTCCGAGTTTATTCATGAAAAGATTGCCGAATCACAATTAGTTGTGATTCCTGAAACAGCCCACATGATCAATATGGAAAAACCTTTGGAATTCAACCAGCATGTGTTGAAATTCTTAAACATTTGCAAAGTAAATAAAGAGAGAAGCAGCTAA
- a CDS encoding DeoR family transcriptional regulator, with translation MKPSTNRMLNRIKCIYMFIRNKGTVSTQELVEEFGITPRTIQRDLNVLAYNDLVISPSRGKWTTTEKKVKMSS, from the coding sequence TTGAAACCTTCAACTAACCGGATGTTAAACCGCATCAAATGTATCTACATGTTTATTCGCAATAAAGGAACTGTTTCAACACAGGAACTTGTAGAGGAATTTGGTATCACTCCTCGCACCATTCAACGAGATTTAAATGTCTTAGCCTATAATGACTTGGTAATTAGCCCAAGCCGCGGAAAATGGACAACAACAGAGAAGAAAGTGAAGATGTCATCTTAA